In Akkermansia muciniphila ATCC BAA-835, the genomic stretch GTTGATGAAATCCGCCGTAATCAGGAAATAGGAGGGAAATTTCAACTGGTTGATAATTCCAAGTTCATAATCCAGACGATCGCGCAATTCCTTATCTGCAGCTACACGTTCCTTTCCGTACCGTTCTTCCAGCCCCTTATAGCATACTTTACGCAGGTATTCTTCGCGCGACGACCCGTCCGGCGTGCCGAATTCGGGGTATTTCTCTGTACTGGTGGAATCCAGTTTGATGGCAACATTGCACCGTTCCGCAATTTTCAACGTATTTTCCACGGCCTCCGGATAATCCTTGAACACCTCCCGCATTTCCTCTGGAGATTTCAAATACACTTCCGTGGAATAGCGCATGCGTTTTGGGGAAGCCAGTTTTTCGTTGGTTCCGATGCAAATCAGAACATCGTGCATGTCGTGATCTTCCTTCCTGAGGAAGTGCACGTCATTGGTGGCAACAATGGGGGTATTGGTCTTGCGGGCGATACGCACCAGCTCCGGCAGGCATTTTTTCTGTTCCTCCATGCCATGGTCCTGAAGCTCTACAAAAATATTGTCGTCCCCAAAAATATCCTTTAGCGCCAGAAGGGCTTCCTCTGCTTTTTCAGGCTGGTCATTGAGCAGCCACTCATTAAGCGGTCCGGCAATGCATGCTGTACAACAGATGAGGCCCTCATGAAATTCCCTCAGGGTTTCCATATCCACGCGGGGTTTATAATAAAAGCCTTCCAAGTGGGAACGGGACACCAGTTTAACCAGATTCTGCCACCCGGTTTCATTTTCCGCCAGCAAAAGGAGATGTGTGTATTTGCGGCGGCCGGGAAGCTGTTTTTTCACGCTGATGGGCGTCGGGGAAAGGTAAACCTCGCAACCAAAGATAGGCTTTACCTCCTGCTTCTGCGGTCCTTCCGGATGCTCCTTGTTCCAGGCGGCCACGGATTTATTGAGGCTGTTTGTCTCCATGACCAGTTCAATGGCTCCGAACAGATTGCCGTGATCCGTAACAGCAACGGCGGGCATCCCCATGCGGGAACACTCAGCAATGAGGTCCTTGATATGGACTGCGCCGTCCAACAACGAATATTCCGTGTGATTGTGAAGGTGTACGAAGGAACCGGGCATGGATGGATCCTGTAAGCGGTTAATAAAGGAAATCAGCGGTGAACAGGGCATTCGGCCTTCATGGCTTCCACGCATTCCCGGATAAGGTCCGGGCCGCGATAAACGAAGCCGGTATAAAGCTGCACCAGGCTGGCTCCAGCCTTGATTTTGGCGACGGCGTCCACCCCGTTCATAATGCCTCCAACGCCAATGATCGGAATACGTCCTTTCAATTCGGAAGCAAAAGCTCCAATAACTTCCGTGGACCGTTCCGTCAGAGGAGCGCCTGACAGGCCGCCTGCTTCTTCATGCCGAGGATTGGCCTCTACCCCGACGCGGGAAAGAGTCGTATTCGTAGCAATAAGACCATCCAGTCCCTCATCCAGAAAAACGCGGCTGAGCTCCGCAATATGCTCATCTGTCACATCAGGAGCCACTTTCATAAAAATGGGCACATGGCGCCCCGTTTCCGCAGCCAAGTTGGATTGCTCCGATTTCAGGGAAGCCAGCAGACGGGCAGCGGGTTCCGCCGCCTGAAGGTCGCGCAGGCCTGGCGTATTGGGAGAAGAGAAATTAATGGCTATATAATCCGCCACAGGCCATGCCGCACGCAGACAAGTAAGGTAATCCTGGGCGGCATCCTCATTGGGAGTTATTTTATTTTTCCCGATATTGACCCCCAGAACACCGTGAAAACGAGTGGCGGAACGAATGTTTTCCACTCCGGCGGCAATACCTTCATTGTTAAATCCCATCCGGTTGATAATAGCTTTCTGGGGAATCAGCCGGAACAGGCGGGGCTTTTCATTGCCCGGTTGCGGCCGGGGCGTCAGCGTACCCACTTCCACAAAACCGAATCCGGCCTGGCCAAAAGCGCTTACCGTATCCGCTTCCTTGTCCATTCCGGCGGCAAGTCCCACCCGGTTGGGGAATTTCATCCCCAGGATTTCCACAGGATCAGAAGGAACTTCCCCCATTACTAGAGGTAGTACACGCATCTTTTCTGCCAGGCGCAACCCCCACAAGGTCACCTTGTGGGCAGTTTCCGGATTCATTTGGAATAATACACTTTTAGCGGCGGAATATAAGGCGGGTGACACAATGCGGGGAGTGTATCACACCCTCTTTTAGGGTCAAGAATGGGAAGCGTCTTGCCGGGATGATTTTATCCGGTACAATTCCTTGCCATGAACAGGAAGGAATGCCTCTCATCCTGCCGTCTGTACGGTATTGTAGATATGGGATATACAGCTGAACATCAACTACTCCCTGTAACAGAAAAACTATTGGCAGGCGGCCTGCGCATTCTCCAGCTAAGGGCAAAAAACCATAACCCGGAACACATTGAAAATATGGGGCTCCAGCTTGCCCCCCTGTGCCGTAAATACGGCTGTCTTTTCATCATCAACGATTATCCTGAAATTGCCCTGAACATCGGCGCAGACGGCGTCCATCTGGGACAGGATGACGGAGACTTGGCATCCGTAAGGGGGCTGCTGGGAAAGGATGCCGTTATAGGACGGTCCACGCATAGTCCTGAACAGGCCTTGGGTGCATGTGGAGAGCAGGCGGACTATATCGGGTTTGGGCCCTTGTTCCCCACGGGTACCAAACCGGGAAGACAGGCCATTGGCCTGGAAGACATCGCAAGCGTACAGCAACAGCTACCGGAAAATTTCCCTGTCTTCTGTATCGGCGGCATCAATGGGAACACACTGCCCTCCGTACTGGAGGCGGGGGCAAACAGGGTAGTCATCGTTTCCTGGCTGCTTACACACCCCGACATCACGGGAACAGTCAGAACTCTCAGAAAAGAACTGGGAGAAGCGTAACGAAAAACGCACACCCCCAGCCATGTTATCCCTGCCTTTCCTCTTCCTCCGGAGACAGAGCCGGACGGGAGATCAGAAAAACGGCGGTATTCACAATCATCTGCAAAATGTGCTCCTGATCCTTCATCCACGGTTCCTTTTCTTGAAGATCCATGCACGCGACATATTTCCCCAACGTAGCATGGAAGATGGAACTCATGATATGCGCATGCCAAGATAAGGAAAGCTCATCATCCCACGGACAGAATCTCCGAATTCTTGCTATCATCTCCTGGATAGATGGAG encodes the following:
- a CDS encoding quinone-dependent dihydroorotate dehydrogenase; this encodes MSPALYSAAKSVLFQMNPETAHKVTLWGLRLAEKMRVLPLVMGEVPSDPVEILGMKFPNRVGLAAGMDKEADTVSAFGQAGFGFVEVGTLTPRPQPGNEKPRLFRLIPQKAIINRMGFNNEGIAAGVENIRSATRFHGVLGVNIGKNKITPNEDAAQDYLTCLRAAWPVADYIAINFSSPNTPGLRDLQAAEPAARLLASLKSEQSNLAAETGRHVPIFMKVAPDVTDEHIAELSRVFLDEGLDGLIATNTTLSRVGVEANPRHEEAGGLSGAPLTERSTEVIGAFASELKGRIPIIGVGGIMNGVDAVAKIKAGASLVQLYTGFVYRGPDLIRECVEAMKAECPVHR
- the thiE gene encoding thiamine phosphate synthase, with the translated sequence MNRKECLSSCRLYGIVDMGYTAEHQLLPVTEKLLAGGLRILQLRAKNHNPEHIENMGLQLAPLCRKYGCLFIINDYPEIALNIGADGVHLGQDDGDLASVRGLLGKDAVIGRSTHSPEQALGACGEQADYIGFGPLFPTGTKPGRQAIGLEDIASVQQQLPENFPVFCIGGINGNTLPSVLEAGANRVVIVSWLLTHPDITGTVRTLRKELGEA